Proteins from a genomic interval of Fusarium oxysporum Fo47 chromosome I, complete sequence:
- a CDS encoding chitin synthase-domain-containing protein, protein MSLPERPGASPSYNQRNVYRNSPSRRSRPVDIETGGYHAVDNTAQHQRGRSGSSFAESIGVNSNTESMPLSPTSPDGHSHRAGPEQPISRKRSLIRPERNRIDRDHRNYHYHKHAAHMNVLPSSTGNDPIYEDFEASTDRSNSNLNDGGSDSSPRQRRNVSGEQEKGAAVASTMPTPDRKKSGKIKKRSKRHSKPPKRIEEQLRPPTFWNVYCAIVTFWAPGFIMKCCGMPTRAQQRAWREKMGLISIILVIMAIVGFLTFGFTATVCGAPAERLRVNKVDGGNMIFHGVAYDLSKSHHPPAQGMPLRSDGRGPNVLYDLPEKHGGQDGSFLFQNVNGRCKGLITLAKDSDVPTNKDGDLAWYFPCTTFNQDGSSKVNLTTPYYSGYGCHTTLNSRNAFYLDLSGSADVYFTWDDIKNSSRNLIVYSGNVLDLDLLRWFNMSQVNIPKRFEVLRDKDSEVNKAIRGRDVTRMFQSSSDKKYAECFEEIIKVGSVDTETIGCIASKIVLYCALVLILSVVGVRFLLAIIFQWFLCRKYAPTKTSQSSDRRKRNKQIEDWSEDIYRAPVRLPGDVGSTVYGSSDRTSKRGSFLPTTSRFSSVGGPDVRASTGRRMPTTMASQGASNQLLTPGSIFKQGNDSRASFLRSDPYSSTPTDGPGPAGFIHDAVVPQPPSDWMPFGFPLAHTMCLVTAYSEGEEGIRTTLDSIATTDYPNSHKVIVVICDGIIKGKGETMSTPDVCLGMLKDHSIPPDMVEPFSYVAVASGSKRHNMAKIYCGFYDYGRNSRIPADRQQRVPMMVVVKCGTPDEATKSKPGNRGKRDSQIILMSFLQKVMFDERMTELEYEMFNGLWKVTGISPDYYEIILMVDADTKVFPDSLTHMISAMVKDPEIMGLCGETKIANKRDSWVTAIQVFEYFVSHHLAKSFESVFGGVTCLPGCFCMYRIKAPKGGHNYWVPILANPDIVEHYSENVVETLHEKNLYLLGEDRFLTTLMLRTFPKRKQVFIPQAVCKTTVPDEFMVLLSQRRRWINSTIHNLMELVLVRDLCGTFCFSMQFIIFVELVGTLVLPAAIAFTFYVVITSIIHSPPQIIPLVLLGLILGLPGLLVVITAHSWSYIVWMLIYLLALPIWNFVLPTYAFWKFDDFSWGETRKTAGEKTKKAGLEYEGEFDSSKITMKRWAEFERDKRSRSGYWGSRENVVGGGGGGSWTSPPGHQYNDEYFSDA, encoded by the exons ATGTCTCTTCCCGAAAGACCGGGCGCAAGCCCGAGCTATAATCAGCGCAATGTTTATCGCAACTCGCCCTCAAGGCGATCGAGACCCGTCGATATCGAGACTGGTGGCTACCATGCTGTAGATAATACGGCTCAGCATCAACGTGGGAGATCCGGTTCTTCGTTCGCAGAGTCAATCGGTGTTAATTCAAATACAGAGAGTATGCCTCTGTCGCCAACATCTCCCGATGGCCATTCACATCGCGCTGGCCCAGAACAACCCATATCCCGAAAACGAAGCTTGATTCGCCCTGAGAGAAACAGAATCGACAGAGACCATCGCAACTACCATTACCACAAACATGCTGCTCACATGAACGTTCTGCCATCCTCAACAGGGAACGACCCTATTTACGAGGACTTCGAAGCTTCGACAGACCGCTCCAATTCGAACTTGAACGATGGTGGTTCGGACAGTTCCCCTCGACAAAGGCGAAATGTTAGCGGAGAACAGGAGAAGGGCGCTGCTGTTGCATCTACCATGCCCACCCCAGATCGCAAAAAATCAGGTAAGATTAAGAAGAGATCGAAGCGCCATTCAAAACCGCCGAAGCGTATAGAAGAGCAGCTTCGGCCGCCTACCTTCTGGAATGTCTACTGCGCAATCGTTACTTTCTGGGCTCCTGGATTCATTATGAAGTGCTGTGGTATGCCAACGAGGGCGCAGCAGAGGGCCTGGCGCGAGAAGATGGGTCTTATCAGTATCATCCTCGTTATCATGGCCATCGTTGGTTTCCTGACTTTTGGTTTCACCGCAACGGTTTGCGGAGCTCCTGCCGAGCGACTACGCGTCAATAAGGTTGACGGCGGGAACATGATCTTCCACGGTGTCGCTTACGATTTGTCGAAATCTCATCACCCCCCTGCCCAGGGCATGCCTCTCCGTTCGGACGGACGAGGTCCCAACGTTCTTTATGATCTTCCCGAAAAGCACGGCGGACAGGATGGTAGCTTTTTGTTTCAAAATGTCAACGGCCGATGCAAGGGTTTGATTACCCTTGCTAAAGACTCAGATGTGCCAACCAACAAGGATGGCGACCTGGCCTGGTACTTTCCTTGCACAACCTTTAACCAGGACGGCTCAAGCAAAGTCAATTTGACCACACCATACTATTCTGGTTACGGCTGTCATACGACGCTCAACTCTCGAAATGCCTTTTACCTTGACTTGAGTGGTTCCGCGGATGTTTACTTTACCTGGGACGACATCAAGAACAGCTCGCGTAACCTTATAGTCTACTCTGGAAATGTTCTGGACCTTGATCTCCTCCGTTGGTTCAACATGAGCCAGGTCAATATTCCAAAGAGGTTTGAAGTGTTGCGAGACAAGGACTCGGAAGTCAACAAGGCCATTCGTGGCCGCGACGTTACTCGCATGTTCCAGTCTTCTTCAGACAAGAAATACGCAGAATGTTTCGAGGAGATCATCAAAGTTGGCTCTGTGGATACTGAGACGATTGGTTGCATTGCCTCCAAGATCGTTCTTTACTGTGCGCTCGTTCTCATTCTTTCAGTTGTCGGTGTTCGCTTTCTGCTGGCTATCATTTTCCAATGGTTCCTTTGCCGCAAGTATGCGCCAACTAAGACCTCCCAGAGTTCTGACCGTAGGAAACGAAACAAGCAAATCGAAGATTGGTCAGAGGACATCTACCGTGCTCCTGTAAGACTTCCTGGAGATGTTGGAAGCACTGTCTATGGATCATCAGACCGAACAAGCAAACGAGGATCTTTCCTCCCTACTACTTCTCGATTTTCGTCTGTCGGTGGCCCTGATGTTCGGGCATCAACTGGACGTCGCATGCCGACAACCATGGCTAGCCAAGGTGCCTCGAATCAACTTCTGACACCCGGCTCAATCTTCAAGCAGGGCAACGACAGCCGTGCGAGCTTCCTTCGATCTGACCCCTACTCGAGCACGCCTACTGATGGACCCGGCCCCGCTGGCTTCATtcatgatgctgttgttcctcagcctccttctgACTGGATGCCCTTTGGCTTTCCACTCGCTCATACGATGTGCTTGGTTACTGCATACtctgaaggagaagagggtATTCGAACCACTCTGGACTCGATCGCAACTACCGATTATCCCAATAGCCACAAGGTTATTGTTGTTATTTGTGACGGTAtcatcaagggcaagggtGAAACAATGTCGACACCTGACGTCTGCTTGGGCATGCTGAAGGATCACTCTATCCCCCCTGACATGGTTGAGCCTTTCTCCTACGTGGCTGTCGCCAGTGGTTCCAAGCGGCACAACATGGCCAAGATCTATTGCGGATTCTACGATTATGGAAGGAACTCTCGCATCCCCGCTGACCGTCAGCAGCGAGTGCCCATGATGGTTGTGGTCAAGTGCGGAACTCCTGATGAagccaccaagtccaagcccGGTAACCGTGGAAAGCGAGATAGTCAAATTATCCTCATGTCGTTCCTCCAAAAGGTCATGTTCGATGAACGAATGACAGAACTCGAGTACGAAATGTTCAACGGCCTCTGGAAGGTGACGGGAATCTCGCCCGACTACTACGAAATTATTCTCATGGTTGACGCCGATACCAAGGTTTTCCCTGACAGTCTGACACACATGATATCTGCCATGGTGAAAGATCCTGAGATCATGGGTCTTTGTGGTGAAACAAAGATTGCCAACAAAAGGGACAGCTGGGTCACAGCTATTCAAGTATTTGAGTATTTTgtctctcatcatcttgccAAGTCGTTCGAGTCTGTGTTTGGTGGTGTTACTTGTTTACCTGGTTGTTTCTGCATGTACCGCATTAAGGCGCCCAAGGGTGGTCACAACTACTGGGTTCCCATCCTGGCTAACCCCGATATTGTTGAACATTACTCTGAGAATGTGGTCGAAACTTTGCACGAGAAGAACCTATATCTCCTTGGTGAAGATCGTTTCCTGACAACCCTCATGCTTCGAACATTCCCCAAGCGAAAGCAGGTCTTCATTCCCCAAGCAGTATGCAAAACGACTGTACCGGACGAGTTCATGGTGCTCCTTTCCCAGAGACGTCGTTGGATCAACTCGACCATCCACAACCTGATGGAGCTGGTTCTAGTCCGTGATCTCTGTGGTACCTTCTGTTTCTCGATGCAGTTTATCATCTTCGTGGAACTAGTCGGCACTCTGGTTCTCCCTGCTGCTATCGCGTTTACCTTCTACGTCG TCATCACATCCATTATCCACTCGCCACCACAGATCATTCCCCTAGTTCTCTTGGGCTTGATTCTTGGTTTACCTGGCCTTCTCGTTGTCATCACCGCACACTCCTGGTCCTATATTGTTTGGATGCTTATCTACCTGCTGGCACTGCCAATCTGGAACTTTGTCCTGCCTACTTATGCTTTCTGGAAATTTGATGACTTCTCATGGGGCGAGACTCGAAAGACAGCTGGTGAAAAGACGAAAAAGGCAGGCCTCGAGTATGAGGGTGAGTttgacagcagcaagatTACCATGAAGAGATGGGCCGAATTCGAACGCGACAAGCGCTCGAGAAGCGGCTATTGGGGTTCACGTGAGAAcgtcgttggtggtggtggtggtggaagCTGGACCAGCCCTCCTGGTCACCAGTATAATGATGAGTACTTTTCTGATGCTTGA